The following are encoded together in the Acidobacteriota bacterium genome:
- a CDS encoding ABC transporter ATP-binding protein — protein MEALVKVNGVHKYFTRGSERIDVLQGVNLEIPRGDFLALMGPSGSGKTSLLNLMGGLDQPSAGTIEVGGTNIAALSGGMLSKWRANNIGFVFQLYNLLPVLTAERNVDLPLLLTKLSKAERKKRVEIALKVVGLADRAKHYPRQLSGGQEQRVGIARAIVTDPTLLLADEPTGDLDRKAGDEILDLLQALNRDHGKTIVMVTHDPRAAERAKRTLHLEKGVLLEGVHA, from the coding sequence ATGGAAGCACTCGTCAAAGTCAACGGCGTCCACAAGTACTTCACCCGCGGCAGCGAGCGCATCGACGTGCTCCAGGGCGTGAATCTCGAGATCCCCCGGGGCGACTTCCTCGCGCTGATGGGACCGTCCGGGTCGGGCAAGACGTCGTTGCTCAACCTGATGGGCGGGCTCGACCAGCCGTCGGCCGGCACCATTGAAGTCGGCGGCACGAACATCGCCGCGCTCTCGGGCGGAATGCTCTCGAAGTGGCGGGCCAACAACATCGGCTTCGTCTTCCAGCTCTACAACCTGCTGCCGGTGTTGACCGCCGAGCGCAACGTTGACCTGCCGTTGCTCTTGACCAAGCTGTCGAAGGCCGAGCGCAAGAAGCGCGTCGAGATTGCGCTGAAGGTGGTCGGCCTGGCCGATCGCGCCAAGCACTACCCGCGCCAGTTGTCGGGCGGCCAGGAGCAGCGCGTCGGCATTGCCCGCGCGATTGTGACCGACCCGACGCTGCTGCTGGCCGACGAGCCGACCGGCGACCTCGATCGCAAGGCCGGCGATGAAATTCTCGACCTGCTGCAGGCCCTCAACCGCGACCACGGCAAGACCATCGTCATGGTGACGCACGATCCGCGCGCGGCCGAGCGCGCCAAGCGCACGCTGCACCTCGAGAAGGGCGTGCTGCTGGAGGGAGTGCACGCATGA
- a CDS encoding FtsX-like permease family protein, with the protein MKFLPLLWSSLWRKKIRTIFTLLSVFVAFLLFGLLMTIRGAFSFGIDIAGLDRLILIHKVSLIMPLPVSYLPRLNSTEGVALATHNTWFGGVYQDPSNFFAQIAVEPEPFMKLYPEYQVSPEHMQAWLADRQGVMVGVDLANRFGWKVGDRIPIVGTIWQPKQGQVWEFNIAGLYDGEPGIDKTQFFFRYDYLDENRAGGAGAVGWYIVKINDAGAAQQMSAKFDEMFANSSAETKTTTEKGFVEGFAKQMGDIGAIMIAITIAVLFTMILVAANTMAQSVRERTSEVGVLKTLGFSNLSILALVLSESVLIAVIGGGLGLAAAWAFVQQGDPTGGMLPIFVLPTRDVALGGALVLGLGLLAGMLPALNAMNLNITDALRRA; encoded by the coding sequence ATGAAGTTCCTCCCCTTGCTCTGGAGCAGCCTGTGGCGCAAGAAGATCCGCACCATCTTCACGCTGCTCTCGGTGTTCGTCGCGTTCCTGCTGTTCGGGCTGCTGATGACCATTCGCGGCGCCTTCTCGTTCGGCATCGACATTGCCGGCCTCGACCGGTTGATCCTGATCCACAAGGTCAGCCTGATCATGCCGCTGCCGGTGTCGTACTTGCCGCGCCTGAACAGCACCGAAGGCGTCGCGCTGGCCACGCACAACACGTGGTTTGGCGGCGTCTACCAGGATCCGTCGAACTTCTTCGCGCAGATCGCGGTGGAGCCGGAGCCGTTCATGAAGCTGTATCCGGAGTACCAGGTATCGCCGGAACACATGCAGGCGTGGCTGGCCGACCGCCAGGGCGTGATGGTGGGCGTTGACCTGGCTAACCGCTTCGGGTGGAAGGTCGGCGACCGCATCCCGATTGTCGGCACCATCTGGCAGCCCAAGCAGGGCCAGGTGTGGGAGTTCAACATCGCCGGCCTCTACGACGGCGAGCCGGGCATCGACAAGACCCAGTTCTTCTTCCGCTACGACTATCTCGACGAGAACCGCGCCGGTGGCGCGGGCGCGGTCGGCTGGTACATCGTCAAGATCAACGATGCCGGCGCGGCCCAGCAGATGAGCGCGAAGTTCGACGAGATGTTCGCCAACTCGTCGGCCGAAACCAAGACCACCACCGAGAAGGGGTTCGTCGAGGGCTTCGCCAAGCAGATGGGCGACATCGGCGCCATCATGATCGCCATCACCATCGCGGTGCTGTTCACGATGATCCTGGTCGCCGCCAACACCATGGCGCAGTCGGTGCGCGAACGCACCAGCGAGGTCGGCGTGCTGAAGACACTGGGGTTCTCCAACCTCTCGATTCTCGCGCTGGTGTTGAGTGAATCGGTGCTGATCGCGGTGATCGGCGGCGGCCTGGGCCTCGCCGCGGCGTGGGCGTTCGTGCAGCAGGGTGATCCCACCGGCGGCATGCTGCCCATCTTCGTGCTGCCGACACGCGACGTCGCGCTCGGCGGCGCGTTGGTTCTCGGCCTCGGCCTGCTTGCCGGGATGCTGCCGGCCCTGAACGCGATGAACCTGAACATTACCGATGCCCTGAGGAGAGCCTAA
- a CDS encoding ABC transporter permease produces MFNWIGQTLAVTALNLRTIPQRLGSSGVAIVGIAGVVIVLVSVLSIAAGFSAAMQGSGSPSRALVMRSGADSEMTSGLGGAEVDVIKQAPGLRRDGQTAVASAELYVIIDIPKISTNTSANVPMRGVQEMALAVRNEASIVEGRMFQFGTNEIVVGRGASGQFAGLTVGNEFKSGQDTWKVVGIFEADGGVSETEIWCDARVLQGAYRRGNSYQSLLAQLDSSDSFDTFRDWLTANPQVNVQVRREADYYAQQSRALSGLIQGVGFAIAALMGIGAVFGAILTMYTAVSTRSREIATLRALGFNTTSVVVSVLAESLALAAIGGVIGGITAYLAFNGYQTSTMNFSTFSQVAFAFQVTPQLLVMGLIYALVMGLVGGLFPAVRAARLPIPTALREL; encoded by the coding sequence GTGTTCAACTGGATCGGACAGACCCTTGCGGTCACCGCGCTCAACCTCCGCACCATTCCCCAGCGCCTGGGCTCGTCGGGCGTCGCCATTGTCGGCATTGCCGGCGTGGTGATAGTACTGGTGTCGGTGCTCTCCATTGCCGCCGGCTTCTCGGCGGCCATGCAAGGCTCCGGGTCGCCGTCGCGCGCCCTCGTGATGCGCAGCGGCGCCGACAGCGAGATGACCAGCGGCCTCGGCGGCGCCGAGGTCGACGTCATCAAGCAGGCGCCCGGCCTGCGCCGCGACGGCCAGACCGCGGTCGCCTCGGCCGAGCTCTACGTAATCATCGACATCCCCAAGATCTCCACGAATACCTCGGCCAACGTGCCCATGCGCGGGGTGCAGGAGATGGCGCTGGCGGTGCGTAACGAAGCCTCGATCGTCGAGGGGCGGATGTTCCAGTTCGGCACCAACGAGATCGTCGTCGGCCGTGGCGCGAGCGGGCAGTTTGCCGGCCTCACCGTCGGCAACGAGTTCAAGTCGGGCCAGGACACCTGGAAGGTCGTCGGCATTTTCGAGGCCGACGGCGGCGTCAGCGAAACCGAGATCTGGTGCGATGCCCGCGTGCTGCAGGGCGCCTACCGCCGCGGCAACAGCTACCAGTCGCTGCTGGCGCAACTGGACTCGAGCGACAGCTTCGACACGTTTCGCGACTGGCTGACCGCCAACCCGCAGGTCAACGTGCAGGTGCGACGCGAGGCCGATTACTACGCGCAGCAGTCACGGGCGCTCAGCGGCCTGATCCAGGGCGTCGGCTTCGCCATTGCTGCGCTGATGGGCATTGGCGCGGTGTTCGGCGCCATCCTGACGATGTACACGGCGGTGTCGACGCGGTCGCGTGAGATCGCGACGCTGCGCGCGCTTGGCTTCAACACCACGTCGGTGGTGGTGTCGGTGCTGGCCGAATCGCTGGCGCTCGCCGCCATTGGCGGCGTGATCGGCGGCATCACGGCGTACCTGGCGTTCAACGGCTACCAGACCTCGACCATGAACTTCTCCACCTTCAGCCAGGTGGCGTTCGCGTTCCAGGTCACGCCGCAGTTGCTGGTGATGGGGTTGATCTACGCGCTGGTGATGGGACTGGTCGGCGGGCTGTTCCCGGCGGTGCGGGCGGCACGGTTGCCGATTCCGACGGCGCTGCGCGAGTTGTGA
- a CDS encoding response regulator, giving the protein MTGIETLIVEDELIIARDIERQLVALGHRPVGMATSGEEAVALAAALQPQLVLMDIHLSAGMDGIEAALAMRARTIIPIIFLTAYTTEDVIARAALAEPAGYLVKPFEPVALRTTIEIAMYNHGLASQVRLQSAALDAAANAIVITDRNGVLQWVNPAFLQMSGYSASEAIGKNPRDLLRSGVHPREFYQHMWLTLLAGKAWEGELTNRRKDGTQYVEGQTITPVKNGAGEITNFIAIKRDLTERRRLQAQFLHAQKMEVVGRLAGGVAHDFNNLLTVINGTADLALMDLPDDHPLRQEFAHIKDAGDLAARLTRQLLSFSRKQIVNPVVVNLSDNVNHMAGMLRRLIGEDIELTVVGPAKVDPVLIDPGQFEQVLLNLAVNARDAMPQGGVLTVETSNVNVDAGFAAAHPPAVAGAHVMVSVTDTGVGMTAEVRRQMFDPFFTTKELGRGTGLGLATVDGIVKQAGGWIVVESEPGKGASFRVFLPTAAHGAPDVAPAVPQPARGTETILVVEDEDGLRQVVTRMLRGAGFTVIAANGAKQALALLESPQDQVHLVFTDVVMPDMSGVDLVTAIAAARPGIKVLFASGYTDDATMGQVALARARNFIAKPYTVAGLRKKIREVLDAGGIGDG; this is encoded by the coding sequence ATGACGGGAATTGAAACCCTGATCGTCGAAGACGAGCTGATCATTGCCAGGGACATCGAGCGGCAACTGGTCGCGCTTGGTCATCGGCCGGTTGGCATGGCCACCTCGGGCGAGGAAGCCGTGGCGCTCGCCGCGGCGCTGCAGCCGCAGCTGGTCCTGATGGACATCCACTTGTCAGCCGGGATGGACGGGATTGAGGCGGCGCTGGCCATGAGGGCCCGCACCATCATCCCGATCATCTTTCTCACCGCCTACACCACCGAGGACGTCATCGCCCGCGCCGCGCTCGCGGAGCCGGCCGGCTATCTGGTCAAGCCGTTCGAGCCCGTCGCCCTCCGCACCACCATCGAGATCGCGATGTACAACCATGGCCTGGCGAGCCAGGTCCGGCTGCAGAGCGCCGCGCTCGACGCCGCCGCCAATGCCATCGTCATCACCGATCGGAACGGCGTCCTTCAGTGGGTGAATCCCGCGTTCTTGCAGATGTCCGGGTACAGCGCGAGTGAAGCGATCGGCAAGAACCCACGCGACCTGCTGCGGTCGGGTGTGCACCCGCGCGAGTTCTACCAGCACATGTGGCTGACGCTCCTCGCGGGGAAGGCCTGGGAGGGGGAGCTGACGAACCGCCGCAAGGACGGCACCCAGTATGTCGAAGGACAGACCATCACACCGGTCAAAAACGGTGCCGGCGAGATCACGAACTTCATTGCGATCAAGCGTGACCTGACCGAGCGGAGGCGCTTGCAGGCGCAGTTCCTCCACGCGCAGAAAATGGAAGTGGTCGGGCGGCTGGCCGGCGGCGTGGCGCACGACTTCAACAACCTGCTGACCGTGATCAACGGCACGGCCGACCTCGCGCTCATGGACCTGCCCGACGACCACCCGCTGCGCCAGGAGTTTGCGCACATCAAAGACGCGGGCGACCTGGCCGCCCGGCTCACGCGGCAACTGCTGTCGTTCAGCCGCAAGCAAATCGTCAACCCGGTCGTCGTGAACCTCAGCGACAACGTCAATCACATGGCGGGCATGCTGCGCCGGCTCATTGGCGAGGACATCGAGCTGACCGTGGTTGGACCGGCGAAGGTGGACCCGGTCCTCATCGATCCCGGCCAGTTCGAGCAGGTGCTGCTCAATCTCGCGGTGAATGCCCGTGATGCCATGCCGCAAGGCGGCGTGCTCACTGTCGAAACCAGCAATGTCAACGTGGACGCCGGGTTTGCGGCCGCGCACCCTCCTGCGGTGGCTGGTGCGCACGTGATGGTCAGCGTCACCGACACCGGTGTCGGCATGACCGCCGAGGTCCGCCGGCAGATGTTCGACCCGTTCTTTACGACCAAGGAACTCGGCCGCGGCACGGGCCTCGGCCTCGCCACGGTTGATGGCATCGTGAAGCAGGCCGGCGGCTGGATCGTGGTCGAAAGCGAACCAGGTAAGGGCGCCTCGTTCCGGGTCTTCCTGCCGACCGCGGCTCACGGCGCCCCTGACGTCGCGCCGGCGGTGCCACAGCCGGCCCGCGGCACCGAAACCATCCTGGTGGTGGAAGACGAAGACGGTCTCCGGCAGGTCGTCACGCGGATGTTGAGAGGCGCCGGCTTTACGGTGATTGCCGCGAACGGCGCGAAGCAGGCGCTGGCCCTGCTGGAAAGCCCCCAGGACCAGGTGCACCTGGTGTTCACGGACGTCGTCATGCCGGACATGAGCGGCGTTGACCTCGTCACGGCCATCGCCGCCGCCCGTCCCGGCATCAAGGTGTTGTTCGCCTCGGGCTACACCGATGACGCGACGATGGGTCAGGTGGCGCTCGCGCGCGCCCGGAACTTCATCGCCAAGCCGTACACGGTCGCGGGTCTCAGGAAGAAAATCCGCGAGGTGCTTGACGCGGGAGGAATCGGCGATGGCTGA
- a CDS encoding histidine kinase dimerization/phosphoacceptor domain -containing protein, which yields MTPRRLRSLRATTLALAAASIAAVGVVALLGWVLDAPALATWIPGAFPMAPATAVLSMLVGAALWFSARGEGGRRSLKLATALASAGIAASSLFLLLRVSGTYWPAELLGLRLSGPAALDPTAGFVSPITAAGFLLVNATLLLAAPGRRRNVDSWVRHAVGGAVAVAGFVLLLVGLFGPPLLSSAGIVPVAVNTSVVLLIMGLGLLVVVVGPAVEPCANPATIWRGRAVYTSIFAAAAVLAVAAGYAFYRTEEREIRGETEHELDMISQLKVSQLREWRQERLADAGLIYSNPLVSGLARRLINQPDDGPVRREFEAWWRDNQAHLHSDAFALTDAHGLAVFSMPSVAMSPPEVVAAARRTGEVSLLDFYLDERDQRASLATIVPIKDAGPAGRLIGVLMIRLEPQRFLYPFIAQSVGRSTTAETLLVRRDGDSVQFLSPLMFDPVSPLRKRISLDEGRLLAVKAVLGQTGLVEGLDYRGEPVISVVRAIPESPWFLIARKDTAEFRAALWRRFWLVATFATVVLFATAAGLGLVWRDQRARFYRSQANLANDLRQNEERYRRSIESAADATAAVKERLELATGAASIGIWDWDVATKGIIWDSRMFELYGLPSDSIDVDYERWMACVHPDDRERVDGDVRRALSGLTSYVSEFRVVWPDGTRRRIAAVGHVTTDDHGRAARMLGVNYDVTARWVANNQLRSLVFEKEALLREVHHRVKNNLQVIMSLLRLEAERAGQPTTIQVLREMQGRIFAMASLHESLYRSDQLDRVDLSDYIRRVCTQLFQSASIAPSAVRLLFDLEPVYLELHQAIPCGLLVNELVSNSLKHGFPDGRTGEIRVELHAADDGTLQLAVSDSGVGLPADFDSRRNGSLGLQLVADLARQLNGVLEVDAGPGAAFSLAFIPVLANSAELAAKSA from the coding sequence GTGACGCCGCGCCGCCTTCGTTCACTTCGAGCGACGACGCTCGCTCTGGCCGCGGCGTCAATAGCCGCGGTCGGTGTGGTGGCGCTGCTTGGCTGGGTCCTGGACGCGCCGGCACTAGCCACCTGGATCCCCGGAGCGTTTCCGATGGCACCGGCCACCGCCGTCTTGTCCATGCTGGTCGGTGCGGCCCTCTGGTTCAGCGCTCGCGGCGAGGGCGGCCGTCGGTCCCTGAAGCTGGCCACCGCGCTCGCCTCGGCCGGCATCGCGGCAAGCTCGCTGTTCTTGCTGCTGCGGGTATCCGGGACCTATTGGCCCGCGGAGCTTCTGGGCCTTCGGCTCAGCGGACCAGCCGCCCTCGATCCCACCGCCGGCTTCGTCTCCCCGATTACCGCGGCTGGATTTCTGCTGGTGAATGCGACGCTGCTGCTGGCGGCACCGGGCAGGCGGCGAAACGTCGACAGCTGGGTGCGGCACGCGGTGGGTGGTGCGGTGGCGGTCGCGGGCTTCGTCCTCCTCCTCGTAGGCCTGTTCGGCCCTCCGCTTCTGAGCAGTGCGGGGATCGTGCCCGTAGCGGTGAACACCAGTGTCGTGCTGTTGATCATGGGGCTGGGCTTGTTAGTCGTCGTAGTCGGTCCCGCAGTCGAGCCATGCGCCAATCCGGCAACCATCTGGCGGGGGAGGGCAGTCTACACGTCCATTTTCGCTGCCGCCGCCGTGTTGGCCGTGGCGGCAGGTTACGCCTTTTACCGGACGGAAGAGCGGGAGATTCGCGGGGAGACCGAGCACGAACTCGACATGATTTCGCAACTGAAGGTGAGCCAACTACGGGAATGGCGGCAAGAGCGGTTGGCCGACGCCGGCCTGATCTACTCCAACCCGCTGGTTTCAGGGCTTGCCCGGCGCCTGATCAATCAGCCGGACGACGGACCCGTCCGCCGTGAGTTCGAGGCCTGGTGGCGCGATAATCAGGCACACCTCCATTCAGACGCGTTCGCCCTGACCGACGCGCATGGCTTGGCAGTTTTCTCTATGCCGTCGGTTGCGATGTCGCCGCCTGAGGTGGTCGCCGCCGCGCGGCGCACGGGCGAAGTGAGCCTGCTGGATTTCTATCTGGACGAACGCGACCAGCGCGCCTCTCTGGCGACGATCGTGCCCATCAAGGACGCGGGCCCCGCGGGCCGCCTCATCGGCGTCCTGATGATCCGCCTCGAGCCGCAGCGATTCCTCTATCCGTTCATCGCCCAGTCGGTTGGCCGCAGCACGACGGCCGAAACGCTGCTGGTGCGCCGCGACGGCGACTCTGTTCAGTTTCTCAGCCCGTTGATGTTCGATCCCGTTTCGCCGTTGCGCAAGCGCATCAGCCTGGACGAAGGACGCTTGCTGGCGGTGAAGGCCGTCCTCGGACAGACCGGTCTGGTTGAGGGGCTGGACTATCGCGGCGAGCCGGTGATTAGTGTCGTCCGCGCGATTCCCGAATCCCCGTGGTTCCTGATTGCCCGCAAGGACACGGCCGAGTTCCGCGCCGCCTTGTGGCGCCGCTTCTGGCTGGTCGCCACGTTCGCCACCGTCGTCTTGTTCGCGACGGCCGCAGGCCTGGGTCTGGTGTGGCGGGACCAGCGTGCGCGGTTCTACCGCAGCCAGGCAAACCTGGCGAACGATCTGCGGCAGAACGAAGAGCGCTACCGACGCTCGATCGAAAGCGCTGCCGACGCCACCGCGGCCGTCAAAGAACGGCTCGAACTGGCCACCGGCGCGGCGAGCATAGGCATTTGGGACTGGGATGTCGCCACCAAAGGAATCATCTGGGACAGCCGCATGTTCGAGCTCTATGGCTTGCCTTCGGATTCGATCGACGTTGACTACGAAAGGTGGATGGCGTGCGTGCATCCCGACGACCGTGAGCGCGTCGACGGCGACGTCCGCCGGGCGCTGTCGGGTCTTACGTCCTACGTCTCAGAGTTCCGCGTGGTATGGCCCGACGGAACTAGACGGAGAATTGCTGCGGTCGGTCACGTCACGACCGATGACCACGGGCGAGCGGCCCGGATGCTGGGCGTCAACTACGACGTCACCGCCCGATGGGTCGCCAACAACCAGCTGCGGTCGCTGGTGTTTGAGAAAGAGGCGTTGCTGCGCGAGGTCCACCACCGGGTCAAGAACAACTTGCAAGTCATCATGAGCCTGCTCCGCCTGGAAGCCGAGCGGGCTGGCCAACCGACGACCATCCAGGTGCTCCGCGAGATGCAAGGGCGAATCTTCGCCATGGCCAGCCTGCACGAGTCGCTATACCGGTCGGACCAACTCGATCGCGTGGATCTGTCGGACTACATCCGGCGGGTTTGCACCCAGTTGTTCCAGTCCGCGTCGATTGCGCCGAGCGCGGTCCGGCTGCTCTTCGATCTCGAACCGGTCTACCTCGAGCTTCACCAGGCCATTCCCTGCGGTTTGCTGGTGAACGAGCTGGTGTCCAACAGCTTGAAGCACGGCTTTCCGGACGGCCGAACCGGAGAGATTCGTGTCGAACTTCACGCTGCCGACGATGGCACCCTTCAGCTCGCGGTCAGCGACAGCGGCGTGGGTCTGCCCGCCGACTTTGACAGCCGCCGGAACGGCTCACTGGGGTTGCAACTCGTCGCCGATCTAGCTCGGCAGTTGAACGGCGTTCTCGAAGTTGACGCCGGCCCCGGAGCGGCATTTTCCCTCGCATTTATACCGGTCTTGGCTAATAGTGCCGAACTGGCTGCGAAGAGCGCATGA
- a CDS encoding histidine kinase dimerization/phosphoacceptor domain -containing protein, with amino-acid sequence MPRSDTTILVIDDDPDLADATALVLRGAGFTVMLGHSAAEALRLTRLHRPALLLLDVNLPDGNGVEVARQIKADADLESVLVVMASGQKTTPEDQVIGLDEGRADGYIVRPVTGPELLARVDALLRLRITQESLRAALREKDALVREVHHRAKNNLMLITSLLRLEAHQVDHVAARAVLQDMENRIHLLAQLHEMLYQSNRVTDVDLGAHLSQVAEYLFRSLSVADAGVRLRLDVASVVVSTQQAITCGLLVNELVTNALKHAFPGQRSGELRVSLQPEGPQVRLVVSDDGVGLVAGLATPRAQTVGLQLVADLAHQLGGSLEAGPGPGESVSLVFTPRTFSQSEPASTP; translated from the coding sequence ATGCCGCGTTCGGACACGACCATTCTCGTCATAGACGACGACCCCGACCTGGCCGACGCGACCGCCTTGGTCCTGCGCGGTGCCGGATTCACGGTGATGCTGGGGCACAGCGCGGCCGAGGCCCTGCGGTTGACCCGGCTGCATCGGCCCGCCCTGCTGCTGCTCGACGTCAACCTCCCCGACGGAAACGGAGTCGAGGTCGCCAGGCAAATCAAAGCCGATGCCGACCTCGAGAGCGTCCTGGTGGTGATGGCATCGGGTCAGAAGACCACCCCGGAAGACCAGGTCATTGGCCTGGATGAAGGACGGGCCGACGGTTATATCGTCCGGCCGGTGACTGGGCCCGAACTGCTGGCCCGCGTTGATGCCTTGCTCCGCCTGCGAATCACCCAAGAGAGCTTGCGCGCCGCCCTTCGCGAAAAAGATGCGCTGGTGAGGGAAGTCCACCACCGCGCCAAGAACAACCTGATGCTGATCACCAGCCTGTTGCGCCTCGAGGCCCATCAAGTGGATCACGTCGCGGCCCGCGCCGTGCTCCAAGACATGGAGAACCGCATTCACCTGCTCGCGCAGTTGCACGAGATGCTCTACCAGTCGAACCGGGTCACCGACGTTGACCTTGGGGCGCACCTCTCGCAGGTGGCCGAGTACCTGTTCCGCTCGCTGTCCGTCGCCGACGCCGGCGTGCGGTTGCGCCTTGATGTGGCCAGCGTCGTCGTCAGCACCCAGCAGGCCATCACCTGTGGCCTGCTGGTAAACGAACTGGTGACCAACGCCCTGAAGCACGCCTTTCCAGGTCAGCGTAGCGGGGAATTGCGTGTCTCCCTGCAGCCCGAGGGACCGCAGGTCCGCCTGGTGGTGAGCGACGACGGGGTTGGCTTGGTAGCAGGCCTCGCCACTCCGCGTGCCCAGACGGTAGGGCTGCAACTGGTGGCCGACCTCGCTCATCAACTGGGCGGCAGCCTTGAAGCGGGACCGGGCCCCGGCGAATCTGTCAGCCTGGTGTTTACGCCTCGAACCTTCTCGCAAAGTGAGCCAGCGAGTACGCCGTGA
- a CDS encoding HAMP domain-containing sensor histidine kinase produces the protein MASPAHLAPPLLTYFDRPGRSSFEDVHTEAAHVRGAGWVDAVLSGLPGPTVLLNDDRQIVVCNQAASTLLQLGGHTDPEGLRIGEALGCVFVKHGPDGCGTAPQCRQCGLGKANRAFGLKPGHYDGEIRLRAGEGAAEQALTLSVHLSPLNVNGRPLRLCSLADLTATRRRESLENIFFHDVLNTAQAVQGAAELIPFMEDQAEQNALADVVSENAKTLVGEIQTQRDLLAAEDGSLEVPRQPEHPSLIAARVADLYRRSRFGDGRTIEVEAAGDDEVFTSAVHLSRSVGNLLKNALEAARPGETVRIRVTASAGAVAIAVHNDAVMPAPVQDQVFQRSFSTKARTGRGLGTYSAHLLVSRYLGGTVSFVSAPGEGTTFTIRLPRG, from the coding sequence ATGGCGTCCCCCGCACACCTCGCGCCTCCGCTGCTCACCTACTTCGATCGTCCCGGTCGCAGTTCTTTTGAAGACGTTCACACCGAGGCTGCGCACGTGCGCGGCGCAGGCTGGGTCGATGCGGTGCTGAGCGGCCTACCCGGGCCGACGGTCCTGCTGAACGACGACCGGCAGATCGTGGTCTGCAACCAGGCGGCCTCGACGCTGCTGCAGCTTGGCGGACACACTGATCCCGAGGGCCTGCGGATTGGCGAGGCGCTCGGCTGCGTGTTCGTGAAACACGGGCCCGATGGCTGTGGCACTGCCCCGCAATGCCGGCAGTGCGGACTCGGCAAGGCGAATCGCGCGTTTGGCCTCAAGCCCGGTCACTACGATGGCGAAATCCGGTTGCGGGCCGGGGAGGGCGCTGCCGAACAGGCCTTGACGCTGTCGGTGCACCTCAGCCCGCTCAACGTCAACGGCAGGCCCCTGCGCCTCTGCTCGTTGGCTGACCTGACCGCCACCCGCCGGCGTGAATCGCTCGAGAACATCTTCTTTCACGATGTGCTGAACACCGCCCAGGCCGTGCAAGGCGCCGCCGAGTTGATCCCGTTCATGGAGGACCAGGCCGAGCAGAACGCATTGGCTGACGTCGTCAGCGAAAATGCCAAGACCCTGGTCGGAGAAATCCAGACGCAGCGCGACCTGCTGGCGGCCGAGGACGGGAGCCTCGAGGTGCCCCGTCAGCCGGAGCATCCGTCGCTCATCGCAGCCCGCGTGGCCGACCTCTATCGCCGCAGCCGGTTCGGAGACGGGCGCACGATCGAGGTCGAGGCCGCGGGCGACGACGAGGTCTTCACGTCTGCGGTTCACTTGTCGCGTTCGGTGGGCAACCTGCTGAAGAACGCGCTCGAAGCAGCCAGGCCGGGCGAGACCGTTCGCATTCGGGTCACGGCCTCAGCCGGCGCGGTGGCTATCGCGGTGCACAACGACGCGGTCATGCCGGCGCCGGTTCAAGACCAGGTCTTTCAGCGCTCGTTCAGTACCAAGGCACGCACCGGCCGTGGGCTGGGCACCTACAGCGCGCACCTTCTGGTCAGCCGCTATCTGGGAGGCACCGTCTCGTTCGTGTCGGCGCCCGGAGAAGGCACCACGTTTACGATCCGGCTGCCGCGGGGCTAG
- a CDS encoding TlpA disulfide reductase family protein has protein sequence MEQHDGPLDSTSAPPQPQSSKMRLVAVIATAIALLAISIPFVWQPHAESGPSAALAGDVTPAASHDSTAASEETSACMANAKPANFDFTIKDLDGREVALSSYKGKVVLLNFWATWCGPCKAEIPGFVELQEKYKDDLVIVGFSVDDTADKAKAFAAEYNMNYPILLGEGREDVQDAYGPIWGIPASFLISRDGRVCRKHLGIAPKSVFEKEIVALL, from the coding sequence ATGGAACAGCACGACGGTCCCCTGGACTCGACTTCCGCGCCGCCTCAGCCCCAGAGTTCGAAGATGCGGCTGGTCGCCGTGATCGCCACGGCCATCGCGCTGCTCGCCATCAGCATTCCCTTCGTGTGGCAACCGCACGCGGAGTCCGGTCCGTCGGCGGCGCTCGCCGGTGACGTGACCCCGGCTGCTTCGCACGACAGCACCGCGGCGTCAGAGGAAACCAGCGCGTGCATGGCCAACGCGAAGCCGGCGAACTTCGACTTCACCATCAAGGACCTCGACGGCCGGGAGGTGGCGCTCTCCTCGTACAAGGGCAAGGTCGTGCTGCTGAACTTCTGGGCCACCTGGTGCGGCCCGTGCAAGGCCGAGATCCCCGGCTTCGTGGAACTGCAGGAGAAGTACAAGGACGACCTCGTCATTGTCGGCTTCTCGGTTGACGATACCGCCGACAAGGCCAAGGCGTTTGCCGCCGAATACAACATGAACTACCCGATCCTGCTCGGCGAAGGCCGCGAAGACGTGCAGGACGCCTACGGCCCGATCTGGGGCATTCCGGCGTCGTTCCTGATCAGCAGGGACGGCCGGGTCTGCCGCAAGCACCTGGGCATTGCGCCCAAATCGGTCTTCGAAAAAGAAATCGTCGCGTTGCTTTAG